ATCATAAGACTAAATATTTGTCACagaatcaaagtattgaaagtACTGAAGGGTTTGAATTGATTTTTGGTAAGAAGGATATAGATTTAGAAtcattttacaaacatttattttctttgatcaGAATACTTTTATagatagaatttaaaaaataaactttgtcagagtttttttgttgtttaccTGTCAGTTTTGGATTCCATATTACAATGCTGGATAAGGGAATAATGTCATGGAGTACAATGGTTTCTTCCTGATTATTCCGTAAGCTAACAGAAAACAAACTAGTTCCTCTGTCTTCTGTCCAGTATAAAACATTATCATAGATAGCCATTCTTGTCAGATCTCTCTCATACCCCCTGAAAAATGATCATCAAAGCAAATGTAATTTCTAACTTTTGAATAAGCATTCTAGACATGATCAAAATGAGAGCATTTTAAGATACTCCATAGGTTAGAGTAAAGACAGTTTTAAAATCAGCATGCAGTACTGAAACTGAACTAAACACAATGTGTGATGGCTGAAGGTCACAAAAAAGGATGAAACACTCTATGTTCTGGTCATGTACATGACAGGGCAAACAGATAGTTTTGAATCATGAATGGTGTccattactgtaaattcctaattaaacgcaaggaattaatCTTAGTGTAAAATCACGAGAAGCATCCCtcacggattttaaaatctcacttttattttctGAGATTTGTGAATCATAAGAGATTAGGATAAAAGTTCCCcttttgcgattttatattctcgcgatttgatacaaaaacaccaggatcgcggaattaagtactcgcgtaaaatacgGAATCTACATTTTTAAGGAGAATGATTCAATTTTCCTTTGTTATGACAATTATAGCAAAAAAAGtagtatatatactagtacttaCTGCCAATGAACTTTACGATAGCCACCATCAGGGACCTCAACAGATAGTATTTGTACCGCATCGTAATCCCCGTCAGCTATATATAGTCGACCTTCATAAAGTACAATGTCATTGGGATAATAAACATTGACTGATAGTGGGAGACAGGAAATGCCATCCAGTGTACAACTGAGAATTGTGGGATGCACACCCACAAGGGATAAATACAGGTGTCTGCAAAatcaatttgattaatttttttcttttctatcaaTCAATTTCACCAAATTACACTTGGAAAAGATGAGTAAAATTCTTACCCAGTCATTACAGCAACGGCTAAAGATGTAAGtctctgcacaaaatgggtgGAAGGAATCAAGACTCTGTGATATTCTCCATTTAGACTGGCCACTTCAACTGTTttctgtcaaataaaatgaaaagtcTCATCAGACTGCTTTAATATAACAGTAGCACAAAAGATTGATATATATTAACCAGTCATAATGGAAGTCTGTTAATTAACAACAATGTATATCATTGACAGAGCTGAACAAATTGAAACAGAAAAAGATCAAAGGCCTGCATTAAgttatatatagattgaagaaatCAGATCTTACTTTCCCCACATCTACCCAGTAAATATTTCCAGTCACTGCATCTAATTGTAACTTCTCGACAGAATGTAGATCCTTAGAATATATGATTTCCtcactaaaaaaaaagttcaatgcAAGTGAGTATGTAGTTATTAAGGTACGATACCCCTATAAGAAAAGGATTGCTCTCACTAACTTGAAAAGGTCAATTATTTTCCCTTttagtctattattttaattagcATTTGATACAATGTTTCTGGGCCTGAGAACCTAATCATGAATTTTCTTggtcttacatgtatatacatctttctgtaaaatgtcaaattttgtaaaaatcggCCACTCAAGGTGACATGTACACATacttaaattgtattaaattttaatatcagctattataataatatataatatattatctcAGTTTATTACAGTTTGTGCAATACATGTAAGAGTATGGTATGATATTAAAAGAAGACGGATCAGATAACAAACTCTGAGAACCCCATGTCGTCTGAGATATTGACTCTTGCTATGACGTCTCGTTGGATATCACTGTAAACCAGAATCCCATGCTTATGACCGACATCAAGGGAAGAAATCTTCTTGATGTTTTCTTCAATAACAGTTTCAATTTGGTTGTCTTGGTAACCCACAGAGAGAAGAGGAAACTGTTGAATTTGTTTCCTCGCACCTAAGTAAGCTCTCGGAACTTGTAAGCTAACTGAAATTATGACAAGGAACTTGCTTCAAATTGCATCAatataaactttgaaaaaaaaatcattattttaaacaaattcattaaTTCATACTTTTGGAAACATCAGAGAAAAATATAACAGAAGTTTAAAATCTTGCATGTGTACTCGTTTGTATTATGCcataaaattttaactttaaaacaaaaaatggcaCTTGAAAATTGAAGGTGCTGAATCAGCCATAAGCATTCATCATCATATGTTATTTAATAAAAGCAGGATTCCAATGACTCTCCTAACAAGAGTCATACTGATAGAGAAATTTATCGCTTTAGAAAGAATCAGAACATCTTAATAACAATTGTCCTTGTTAGGCAATTATTATGTGCAATACCCCCTTGTTATAATCATATTAAGGAAATACTTATCTaataagacaaaaatattgtttgtttttatttgtatacaGGTATTAACCTAGCTATAATTAACATTCAAGGTTCTATACTTATAGTCATATCTTCATTGAATTTAGAGATTCAAGAGTTTGACTGACTTTGGCAAGTCCTGTTGTTACTTTCCAGATGTTTGTCCTCAGGACAAGCGCACCGATGTCCGGGGCCATTTGTTGGCAAACACATGTCTGAACAATCTGCACTAGAGCAAGAGTTGTCTGCAAAGATATAAGCACCAGACTCACCTTAAGcttcatttacatatatatatatatatacatgcactaTATTAGAATCTAAATATGAAGTAAAAACTGTATGCACTTGGACATTTTCAAGAGAACAACTGTGTGTCATTATAATTTCTGGAGGCTAAGTTTTTGTGGATTTCATGAAACTGAACTTGATTTAATTTACAACGATTaaaaacaagttctacaacttatattaatgtCTCTTGTTGGCAcagatgttagcgcgagggggtcattgttgtgggaagaagccgaagtacccggagagaacccacgagTACAATGATTTCATGAGTACCCCTAGCCAATGAATTACCATCCTCATGcaaccacatttttttttaaatacagtcaTTATTCTTTATGCATACAAGTAAATCTATTTAGAAATATACATCTCacagaatctataaaaaaaacccacaattaaTCAATATCATAATTGGTCCCCACAAACTTAAATGATTCCATAGTAATTGAATGTATGGAATACCtttaatttcttcattttgCAGCATTGGATGCATTATAATCAAGGAAGCAGTGCTGAGTATCTCCGACAGTTCTTTCTGAACATCTCTGCCTGTGAACTTATTTGCGGAGTATACCCCATGACTTGGGTTGGTCCAGTAAATCTGATCCTCAAACAAGGCAATACTGACTGCTCCCATTAGACGGTCATCATACAAAATGATCTATCAAGAGTAAAGTAAATTTGTAGATACTGTCTCTCACTGCAGTTACTTTTaatgtatcaaaaaaaaatcattcttgaGCATGATGAtaacaactttcatttttcataattataactttatctAATGCATTTTCAGTTCAATCATTGCACTTCAATTAAGTGTACCAGTGATGCAAAACTACAAGGAACCATGGATTAAGCagaaacaattattttaaatttgttacatTCACCTCTAGAAGTTGAGATATACGGTATATGAATCTCCCCAAAACTTCAAGTACTAGTGGTTTTCATTTTAACACAATGTACagcaaaaatcaaagtaccAAGAATATGAAATGATTCATACTCCATGGAGCACAATTTTACCCTTCTACCACTATTTTACTCTCCTACCATTATTTCATTCTCCTACCACTATATCATTTTCCAACAACAATTTCACCCTCCTACCACTATTTCACCCTCCTACCACAATTTTTCCTCAATCTTAATTCTTATTTAATACCATTTTTTCATCCTCATACCAATTTTACCATTTTACCACTATATTACCCTTCTACCACTATTTCACCCTACAATCACATGGGTATGAGAATGTTGCAAACCTTTCTGTCCTTGCCATTCAGACCAATACTCTCCAGCTTATGGAACAAGATGTCTGCCCAGTACAAGCGGTATGTTGTGTAGTCAACAGACATTGCAGTGACATGCCCCACATCGTCTCTCACAAATTTTATCCTCCCCCTGCCATCGAGATCTGCTCTCCCAATCACACTGGGCTCACCAGCATCAGACCAGTAGAGATGTCTGTAATACAATCACAGCTAtcataattattcaatgaaaataaatttagtcGCAAGATGTCATGTACAGTAAAAAGGACCTTCAGAATGATACTTTCGGGTGTTGAATTGCAAAGAATAAGTGAGAGATAGTCCATTGTATACaagaaaataagatattttctttttttcatctctTTGGTTaccaattatttaaaaaaaatattttgtcagaTCCTGATGCAATATTTGGGCATCCTTGAGAATCCAAGTTAAATTAAGAATGGCTGACTTATGATTTGCTTCTTATATTAGGTAATACTTTCTTAAAACttcattattatacttttaatatttcaaatgattgCACTGCCTAATGATCTTAATTTATTCAGAATACCTTAAACACCTACTGTTATATGGTAAAGAATGCAAAGATCCACAAAACACATGGTCAGATATCATCTTTATAGGtgagaaaaaaaactagaacGAAAATCTCCTAGAGCCTCATTCAGAGTTTTCCCACTGTTCAGGTAGATTTTTTTACCTGTAAGAAACTTCATCTTCATTGAGTGGCAACCATGGGAATCACAGTAAGggctttattttatttcacctCAATTTCATTTATTGGTAGAATTAGAATAATAGCTAGTACTGGTATATGAACCTTTGTGAGTAACCCAATTTTCAGCATTGGAAATAGCTACTACGTACTAGTAGAAAGTAAAAATCCTATGAAATCTTGATTTATGATATATCATTCATTCCAACTCTTTAACCCACACACTCCTGATTTTTACCACAAAATGTGAATCTCTATTAAATATCAGCAGAGAATCTACATTTTTTCTGATGCAGTTATTTATGCAGTTTTTGTGATCCTTGTAAATTTGCAATCTTTACATGATAATATAGACTATCCATGCTTCGTATGCAAATGAAATACATAAGCATCCTTAATGCTGTTTCATTTTTCATCACTTTCCTTTCAGATAGCCCTATCTGTGGGAATTTTGCTGTGGGTCACTCCATCCGAAGGATTATTGTTTGGTTTACCCAGGGGAGATGCTTTAAACTGTCCCCCTGTTCGTAAGTTAATTGTATTTTCAATCTATAGCTGAAATCCATCTTttaattgtatcatttaaaaaagaaaatgttctcTCAATAtacgcatgtacatgtattaaaccgAACTCAAAGACTCTTAATCTTATGTTTAAAGCTGGAGCCATTCCCTACTACTTCGGTACCACCGAGTTGATGTGTATGAGGTATGGCCTTCATAGGAAGAACCCCATCATGAAGAGACATGCACCAAGCCGATTCACCTTCAACCCGACCCATCGATGGATCTACTATGCTGACATGTTCCTTGAATTTGGAAATAGGATCGGAAAGGATGCAGCACTGGTCAACTATTACGTTCCGCATCTGGGCGACGTTTGTCCACTGGACCTTGAACCAGAACCAGCCGGATTTAGCCGACTGAGTCCTGAATGCGTCAAAGGCTGCGTGGAAAACTACACCGATAAATACGGCAATTACCACGTGTACACAAACAACTGCCATCATTTTGTTAACAAAATCTCCAAAATCATGTGTGAATCCGTTATTTGTCCCGAATGGTGTCTTCCTA
The nucleotide sequence above comes from Magallana gigas chromosome 2, xbMagGiga1.1, whole genome shotgun sequence. Encoded proteins:
- the LOC105321118 gene encoding uncharacterized protein; protein product: MGITIALSVGILLWVTPSEGLLFGLPRGDALNCPPVPGAIPYYFGTTELMCMRYGLHRKNPIMKRHAPSRFTFNPTHRWIYYADMFLEFGNRIGKDAALVNYYVPHLGDVCPLDLEPEPAGFSRLSPECVKGCVENYTDKYGNYHVYTNNCHHFVNKISKIMCESVICPEWCLPNVPKLIPIIFK